The DNA region CGGGGCGAGGCCGTCGATGCGGGAAAAAGTCTGGGGGTGTGTTGGGCGCGCCACCGGATCCAGGAGCGGTTTTGGCAGCACGAGCCGTTTTATTTCCAGATCGACAGCCATTGTCGTTTTGATCCGAAGTGGGACGAACGGTTGCTTGCCATGTTGCGCCAGGCCCCCTCGGGGCGGGCTGTTCTCTCCACCCATCCCAACGCATTTCATCCACCTGATCAATTGGTGCGCAACGGATTGCCCATCATGAAGGCGGGACGCTTTGATGACCATGGTACGTTGATTCCCGTGGCCAAGATGATCTCCCTGGAACATCGTCCGGCCCTGCCCATCTCTTCGCCTTTCATCGGGGCAGGTTTTTTGTTTGCTCCGGCGTCCATCATCCAGGATGTGCCCTATGACCCTTTCCTCTATTTCCATGGCGAAGAGATCACGTTTTCCGTGCGTCTCTGGTCCTGGGGATATGACCTTTTCACCCCCAACGACGTTCTGGTTTTTCACGACTATGGCACGACGCGGGGGCGCCGGCGTCATTGGGACGATCATGTGGATTGGACGCGGATCAACCGCCGTGCCGTGGCCCGGGTGCAACATGTGCTCGGTGTGCAAACATCCACGGACCCGGATGCCATCCAGCAACTGGAGCGTTATGGCCTGGGTGAGGTCCGCTCCCTGGATGAGTATGAAACATTTGCCGATGTGGATTTTCGCAAGCGTCGTATAGGTGTTCGCGCCACGGATGCCCACTTTCCTCCGGCCCCCTCCACCCGGAAGGAGGCGCTGACCATGCGGCGCAGTTTTACCCACATCTACCGGCAAAACAAGTGGCGGGCGCCCGAGACGCGCAGCGGGCCAGGCTCCGCCCCCCTGGTCACGGCGGCCTTGCGGGACCGCCTGGCAGGGCTTTGGCAGGAACTGAATGTACGCATTTTGGTGGATGCCGGTTGCGGAGATGTACGCTGGCTGGAGGCCATCACGCCCCGGGTTGCTTTATACCTTGGTTTCGATCTGGTGGAAGATTTGATCGCCAACAATCGTATTCTGTTTGGTTCGCGCAAAAACCATTTTTTCAATGTTGCCGATATTACACAGGATGTGTTTCCCCGGGGGGATCTCCTGCTCTGCCGCAACACGTTGACCCACCTTCCCAACGCCCTTGTCCAGGCGGCCCTGGACGTATTTTGGGCCAGTGGCACACGTTATCTGCTCTTGACCACCTTTCCCGGCGCCGGCAATACGGAGATCGAGCCCGGCCATTGGCGCAAGATCGATCTGACAGCGCCACCTTTCTCCCTTCCTCCTCCTCTCAGGATGGTGCAGGATGGCAGCCCGGCCAATGGTTGCTACCTGGGATTGTGGGAGAACTTGAAGAGTCGTTGAATGGTTATGGGTAACGATGCCGTGAGAGGATTGGGGATGCGGACTTTTCCTGGAGTGTTGTCGATCATTCTGCTGATGGTGTTGTTCCCTGGAGGCAACCTCCGGGCCGAGCAGAAAATGTGGTTCGTCCACCCTGTCTCCTTCCCGGCTGCCAGACTGGAGAGCGTGCGCCTGGCAGATGACAAAAAGTGCGGGGAGAACCAACTCCGTGTCGAGGAGTTGTTTGCTGTCGCCGGTTATGATCCCGCCGAGCTGCTCCTGGTCCGGGAGTCCGAGACAGGCTCCATGGATCGGGTGCCCGTGCAATGGGTCGATGCGGCTGGCCGCATCGTCCACACCTATTGTGCGGACCGCGATATGGATACAACTGTAAAAGCCTGGTTTTTGCGTTACGATGGCCACGCGACCCCACCCCTGGGTTACCGGATTCAGGTCAGGGGGAACGCCGCAGAGGGGTCACCCACCCCGCTGGTGCCGCTGCACCGCAAAACCCGCTACCAACAGTTTGCCAGCAAGGAGCAACCGGAAAAAGGCACTTGCTGCTGGCACTATGTTTACACCTACTATGACCAACCCTCCGCTGAAAAATTAACCTCTCTGACCATCCCCCTCACCATCAAGGAGGCGCCAGAGGCTGGAAGCCACATGTATTTCCAGTTTCACACGGCCATCAATTCTGTCAGATTTTATTTTGGGTTGCAGACTGACTTGTTCAACAAGGGAAAAAGTCAGGGGGCAGGTGCGATTTTTTCGCGTTGGGATACCCAGGATTCTGCCGATCTTGAGGTTGCACCGGGTGGCTTTGCCGAGATTGCCGCCCATGAGGGACGTTTTGTGGGGGTGCGTCGGGTGGTTCCCTGGGGAGCGGGCCAGTGGAATCTTCAGTTGAACGTCCGCGACAAAAAAGAAACGGGCAACCCTGATCACCTTTGGCTGGAACTGACCCTCAACAGGCTTGATGGCAAAATGGAGTCGCCTTTCGTCGTGGGTTCCTTGCGCTTTCCCGGACGGATGGCCAACCTGACCAGGGAGTTGACCGTGGTTGCTGAAAGTTATGCGTTCAGCTCCACCCGCAGCGCCAACGTTTGGCAGGTGCCCCCTTTTGATCTGTTTGTGCACCCCCCCCAATTTAACGGGAAACCCTTCGCAACATTGCCCCGGATCACCTACCCGGAGAAAGCCCCGCGCATCGTCAAAGCCGTGATACAAGATAATGGCGTGCGGTTGCACAGGGATGGGTTGTTGCGGTAGTTGTTCTTTGCCGGTTGTGATAAAAGGAGCCCATGCATGGAATCCAAGGCGGAAGGGCAGCGTTTATTATCCCTGTGGCGAGGTCTGGCCCCGCCGGATCGGGAGACTTTGTTGCAGTTTGCGGAGTTTCTGACGGAAAAAAGTCGCAGAAACGCAGTTCCGGAGGTTGTCGTGCCGGAATATCCCCTGAATATTCCGGCCCCGCCGGGTGAAAGCGCTGTCAAGGCATTGAAGCGTTTGAAAAAAAGCTACCCGATGATCGATGCCGACATCTCTTTGCTGGAGAAGGCCTCGCAGATTCTCATGCAAAAGGTATTGGGTGCCCCGGACAAGGAGGTCATCGAACAGATGGAACGACTGTTTCAGGAACATTACCGCCAGTGGCAGGAGGGGCGTCGGCCTCAGTGAAAGCGCCCCGGCACGATCTGCCCATTTTCCATATGGGGTGGCTCATACTTGCCTTGGGGTGTGTTGGGAGTTTGCACGATGCGTTCGATTCCCAACGCAAGGAGCATAAGCAGCAACAAGGCGAGGAGCCACTTGCCTTGCTGCTCCAGGGACCATTTTCCGGAGTGTGGTTGGATGCCTTCTTTCTGCGGAACAAAGGCGCGCCAGAGCAACCTGCCCCCCAGAATCATGGCCACCAGAGCCAGAAGCGCCAAACCGATGATCGTCACAATACGCATGTTTTACCAACCGGGCAACCAGAAGAGGAGGGCGGAGTGTCGAGCAATTCGACAAATCGTTGGATGATGCTGGCCGTGGCTCCCCAGATGACATGCTCCTGGTAGAAGTAACGGTGATGGACAAAGCCGGAATCAGCGTCGATGATGGCTTCGTGTCGGGCAGGATCCTGGAACAATTCCAGTGGCACGGTCAAAATCTGGGCCACCTCCTGGAGCGCCGGGCGCAACCGAAGAGGGGTTTGCAACTGCCCGACGAAGGGGTGAATCAGAAATCCGGTGGAGAGCGTCACCCGTTGGGGAAGGGATCCCAAAATCTGGACGGTATCGGGGCCAATGCCCAGCTCTTCGTGGGTTTCCCGCAAGGCCGTGGCGAGAAAGCTGCCATCCTCGCTCTCCCACTTGCCGCCCGGAAAAGCGATCTGCCCCTTGTGGTGCGAAACCGCCTGGGTGCGGCGAATCAGCAGCAAATCCCAGTGGTCTTGATCCCGAATCAGGGGTACGAGAACCGCAGCCAGACGGAGAGAGGGGGAGGAAACATCGACCTTGGGATCCATGCAGTCATGTGGCTCGCCATGCAGCAACCGGTCCGAGATGACTGCGGGGGAGAGAGCAGAGAGGGTCACGTGAAGCCCCCCCCAGCCACAACATGTTCAGCAGTGGGAAACGGTAACGTCAAGAGTATAAACCAACCTGGGGAGGCTCGGGGCTGACGGGAGAGCCTTTGAAGCGAATATCCAGGTGGCTTTTCAGCATGCCGATGCAGAAGCGTTTGGCATAGACCTCACACTCGCGGCATTCCTGGGAATTTTCCGTACATTCGTTTTCCCTGTTGGCCCAACAGGGGGCGTTGTTGTCGGTAATCACCGGGCAGTTTTGCTTGCCTGTAAAGTGGCACTCCCGGGTTTCCCAACAAGGAATCAGCGACATCAACCGCCGGATGCCCGGAATGCTGATGCCCGATTTGATCAGCTTGCGCAACTCCACAAGCCATTCGACATCCCGTTTGCTGAAGGATCTCGTTCCGGCTCGATTTTTGTGGGCGATGAACAAACCTTCCCGCTCGTACATGTGAATGGTGCGAATGGAAATACCCAGCTTTTCGGCGACCACGCCGATTTTAACCATATCATCCGTTGGCGTCAAAGGTGTTTCCATGTTCTGCGCAGCGCTCCCGCCTTTCACGCCCCTTGCCGCGATATGTGCCACCATTTTCCCGCTCCCCATTTTTTTGGTCCGACCAACCCGACGGCCAAGCATCGTATGTAACCACAGGACGCATTGGCAACCGGATGGTAACAACATTCAGCAAAATGTTACGTGAATAATATATACCATTCTCTCCTCCAGGAAGCAAAAAAAACCCCGCCTGGAGTGATCCAGGCAGGGTGGTATGCGGTAAGTTACAACTACGACTTGTTGATATTGAAGAAGACTTCACGGCCCCGGTATTGTGCGGAAGCGCCCAGCTCCTCCTCGATGCGGATGAGCTGATTATATTTGGCAATGCGGTCGGAACGGCTGAGGGATCCGGTTTTGATTTGACCAGCGTTGGTTGCCACGGCGATATCGGCGATGGTGGCATCTTCGGTCTCGCCGGAGCGATGGGAAATGACCGTGGTGTAACCGGCGCGATGGGCCATTTGGACGGCATCCAGGGTTTCGGTCAGGGTACCGATCTGGTTGACCTTGACCAGGATGGAGTTGGCAATATTTTTCTTGATCCCTTCCGACAGGATTTTCGGGTTGGTGACGAAAAGATCGTCCCCCACCAACTGGACCCGCTTGCCCAGGACATCGGTGAGCTTTTTCCAACCATCCCAGTCGGACTCATCGCAGCCGTCTTCGATGGAGATGATGGGATAGCGGTCGCAGAGTCCCTTGTAGTACTCGATGAGTTCGTCCACACCCATGGAACGGCCCTCACCGGAGAGGTTGTATTTTTTGCTCTGGCTGTCGAAAAACTCGGAGGATGCGCAGTCCAGGGCCAGGGCGATATCCTTGTTCAGGCCGGGCTCGTAACCGGCTTTCTGGATGGCCTCGATGATGACCTGCAAGGCCTCTTCGTTGGATTTCAGGTTGGGCGCAAAGCCACCTTCGTCACCGACGCCGGTGTTGAGATTTTTGCCCTTGAGAACCTTTTTCAGGTTGTGGAACACCTCGGCGCCCATGCGCACGGCCTCGGCCATGCTCTTGGCCGTCAAGGGCATGATCATGAACTCTTGGATGTCGACGTTGTTGTCGGCATGGGAGCCACCATTGATGATGTTCATCATGGGGACTGGCATCAATTTGGTGTTGGCCCCGCCGAGATAGCGATAGAGCGGCAATCCGGCCTCTTCGGCGGCGGCTTTGGCCACGGCCATAGAGACGCCCAGAATGGCATTGGCGCCCAGGCGGGATTTGTTCTCGGTGCCGTCCAGTTTGATCATGGCGGCGTCGACGGCGTTTTGATCACCCACTTCCATGTCGGCGATGGCGTCGGCGATTTCACCATTCACTGCCTGGACGGCCTTCTGCACCCCTTTACCCAGGTAGCGTTTGTTGTCACCATCACGCAGCTCCACGGCCTCGCGGCTGCCGGTGGAGGCTCCGGAGGGCACTGCGGCCCGTCCCATGTAGCCGTCTTCGGTGAGGACATCCACTTCGACGGTGGGGTTGCCACGGGAGTCGAGGATTTCCCGGGCGTGTACTTCGATAATTCCACTCATGCTTTTCTCCTGCACAATGCGGTTGACGATATCAAGAAGATCAAGGTTTCCAGACCAGATCGGGTTTGCGTGCCGCCACGGTGTCATCCAGGCGTTTGACCGGGGTGGCATGAGGGGCACGGCGCACCATATCCGGGTTCGTTTGGGCCTCCTGACGAATGGCTGTCATGGCGGCCACGAAGCGGTCCAACTCTTCCCGGCTTTCGGTCTCGGTTGGTTCGATGAGCATACACTCCGGAACCAGCAACGGAAAGTAGATGGTTGGGGCATAGAATCCATGGTCCAGAAGTCGTTTGGCGACATCCAGGGCGGAGACGCCAAAATCATGGGCTTCATGACGCAGGGTCAGGATGAACTCATGGGTTGCCCGGCGCTGCGGAAAGGCGACCTGAAAGCCTGCCTGTTGCAAACGAGCCATCAGGTAGTTGGCGTTGAGGGTGGCGTGATCGGCAATGCGTTGCAGGCCGGCGACACCCGTCAGCCGTAGGTAGGCATGGGCGCGCAACAGGATGCCGACATTGCCCTGAAAGGTTGAAACCCTGCCCATGGTCTGGGGGCAATCTTCCTCTTCCAGCAGGCGATAACCCTCTTCACCCTTACCCAACAGGGGGATGGGCAGGAAAGGTTGCAGACGGGCATGGGCCAAAATGGGGCCGGCCCCGGGTCCGCCACCACCATGGGGCGTGGCGAAAGTTTTGTGAACGTTCAGGTGGACGGCATCGAAGCCCATATCGCCGGGACGGACCCGTCCAACGATGGCATTCAAGTTGGCGCCATCGTAGTAGAGCAGTCCGCCGGCGGCATGCACCACCTGGGCGATCTCCCGTACCCGGCGCTCAAAGACGCCCAGGGTGGACGGATTGGTCAACATGAGACCGGCGGTCTGGGGGCCGACCGCTTGCCGCAAAGCGGCCAGATCGACATCGCCGTTACCATCGGTGGGAATCTCCCGCACCGTAAAGCCGCACAGGGTGGCGGTGGCCGGGTTGGTGCCATGGGCCGCGTTGGGAACGAGTATTTCCGTGCGTCCCTTGTCTCCCCGGGCATGGTGATAGGCCCGGATCATGGCGACTCCGGCAAATTCGCCATGGGCTCCGGCCATGGGGGCCAGCGAACACCCCGCCATGCCGGTGATCGACGTGAGCATCTCCTGGAGTTCATACAGGGTGGCCAGGACTCCCTGACCATGGGACGCCGGAGCCAGCGGGTGGCGCTGCTGAAAACCCGGCAACGTGGCCACGGTATGGCACCCGCGCGGGTTGTACTTCATGGTGCAGGAGCCAAGCGGATAAAAGTGGGTGTCGATGGCATAATTCAACTGCGACAGCCGCGTATAATGGCGCACGGTCTCCAGTTCGGACACCTCCGGCAGAAGCGGGGCTGATCGCCGCAGAAAACGCTCCGGGATATCCTCCAGGGGGGATGGCGTAACATCCGGCAGAGCGGGCATCTGGATCAGGTTGCGGCGACCGGGCCGGCTTTTTGCGAAGATCACCATGTCACATCTCCAGAATTTTTTGCAGCCGGGTGGCAAAATGATCCATGGCCTCCGGGGTATGGCACTCCGTGGTACACACCAGGAGGCTCTCACCGAGAGCGGGATAATCCTTGGTCAAGGGGTAGCCACCGGCGATACCCTCGCGAGCCAAGGCCTCCACGACCGTGGCGACGGGACGTGGCAACTCGATGACGGCCTCGTGGAAGCGGGGACGGTCGAACAGAACCTTGACCCCCGGAATGGCAGCCAGGCGTTCCAGGAGCAGGCGCAGATGGGCATGACAGGCAAGCCCGACACGCCGCAGCCCTTCCGGTCCGAGCAGGGCCATGTGGATGGTGGCGGCAATGGTCATCAACCCCTGGTTGGAGCAGATGTTCGAGGTGGCCTTGGAGCGGCGGATATGTTGTTCCCGCGCCTGGAGGGTTAGCACGAAACCGCTCTTGCCTTCCCGATCGGTGGTGCGCCCGACGATGCGGCCCGGCATTTGACGGAGCAGGGGCGTTTTGGCGCAAAGAAAGCCAAAGTAGGGGCCGCCGGAGGCGAGGGGCGCGCCGAGGGGCTGTCCGTCGCCGCAGGCGATGTCGGCCCCTTTCTTGCCCCAGGCGCCAGGGGGAGCCAACACACCCAATGTTGCCGGATTGACCACGGCAACGACCAGGGCGCCATGGGCCTGTGCCCAGTCGGTCAGGATATCGACCTCTTCCAGGGTACCGAAAAAGTTGGGCTGCTGGATGACCATGGCGGCAAAGGGAGTGGCGGCATGTGCGGAGAGAGCTTCCGGGGCGAGGTGCCCTCCCTGTGAGCAGAACGGGATTTCCACCAGTTCGATGCCTTGTGCGACAACCATGGTTCGGGTCACGGCCCGGTAACGGGGGTGGACGGTGGCGGGCAGCAAAATACGCCGCGCCCCCTGGGGATGGGCGCGCACGGCCATCAGGACGGCCTCGCCCAGGGCTGTGGCTCCGTCGTACAGGGAGGCATTGCTGACATCCATCCCGGTCAGGGAGGCCATCATGGTCTGATATTCGTAGAGGGTTTGCAGGGTTCCCTGGCTCGCTTCCGCCTGGTAGGGGGTATAGGCGCTGTAGAATTCGCCGCGTGTGGCGATCTCCCAGACTGCGGCGGGAATGTGGTGCAGATAGGCCCCGGCGCCTGTGAAGCAGAGTTTGGAACCATCCTGGGCGGCCCGTCCCTCCATGAGTTGGTTCAGGGCCATTTCGTTCAGGGGTGGGGGGAGGCTGACCGGAGTTTCCCGACGCAGCTCCTGGGGAATCTCGGCGAACAGGTCATCCATGCCGGTGACGCCGATCACCGTCAGCATGTCACGCACATCTGCGTCGGTGTGGGGAATGAAGGGCATGTGGGTTGGTCTCCCCAGGTTTATCGGTTGCCGTGGACCGGTTTGCCGGCCCGCACAAAAGGTGGACGCACCGCACGGGCGGGTTGGGTTCTGCCGCGCATCTCCACCTGGCAGAGATCCCCCTCGCGGACGCTCTGATCGACCCGGGCCAGGGCGATGCCCACACCCAGGGTGGGGGAAAAACTGCCACTGGTCAATTCGCCCACCTGCCGACCATCCAGCATGACTTTTTGATGATCACGCAGCACACCCGGTCCTTCCAGGATCAGACCTGTTCGTTTGCGTGGGGTGGGTTTTCCCCAGAGGGGTTCCAGGGCGGCGCGACCGATAAAGTTGCGCTGAACGGGCTCCCAGGCGATGGTCCAGGTCAAACCGCACTCCAGGGGATGGGTGGCGTCGTTCATGTCGGACCCGTACAGGTTCAACCCGGCTTCCAGGCGCAGGGTGTCTCTGGCCCCCAATCCGACCGGCGCCACGCCGACGTTCAGGAGTGTTTCCCAAAGGTCGGACACCCCTGCCTGGGGCAGGATGATTTCAAAGCCGTCTTCTCCGGTATATCCGGTCCGGGCTATGAAGATTTCGTGATCGCGCATGGCCCGAAACACGCCCAACCCCTGGATTTGACCAGCCAGAGGAGGGGAGAAGGCGAGGGGGAGGAGTTCCCGTGCCCGCGGTCCCTGCACCGCCACCATGGCCAGGTCGGTGCGCTCCCGGATGGTGACGGCATGCGCGGAGGCTGCGGTGCGGATCCAAGCCAAATCCTTGTCACGGGTGCCGGCGTTGATGACCAGACGGTACTCCTCGGTCCCGGTGCGATAGGTGATGAGATCATCCACCACCCCGCCCTGTTCGTTGAGCATGACACCATACAGTGCTTTGCCATCGGTTGGGGCGAGGCGGCCAACGTCGTTGGCCAACAAGAAGCGCAGAAACGCCGTGGCGTCGGGACCGTCCAGATCGACGACCCCCATGTGGGAGACATCAAAAGCGCCGCAGCTTCGGCGCACGATGTGATGCTCCCGGACCTGGGAACCATAGTGCAATGGCATCTCCCAGCCTGCAAAATCAACCATTTTGGCCCCACGGGCCAAGTGTTGGTCGTAAAGCGGTGTTCGCCGCAGCATGGCGTTTCCCCCTTACCTGTTTTTTTGGACCTCATCCAGCCTCTTCAGGCTTGCCAAAAATGGTTCCAATTCCGCCAACGGCACCATGTTGGGGCCGTCGCACGGCGCCTGGTCGGGATCGGGATGCGTTTCCAGAAAGATGCCAGCCACCCCGACGGCCACGGCAGCCCGGGCCAGGGGGGTGACGAAACGTCGTTCTCCCCCAGAAGCCGAACCCATTCCCCCCGGGCGTTGCACCGAGTGGGTCGCGTCGAAGATGACCGGATACCCTGTTGTGGCCATGACAGCCAGGGCACGCATGTCCACAACCAGATCCCGATACCCGAACGTGGTGCCTCTTTCACACAACAACAACTTGTCATTTCCTGTGCTTGCCGCCTTTTCCGCGACGCGCGCCATATCCTCCGGCGCCAAAAATTGACCCTTTTTCAGGTTGACCGGACATCCTGTGGCCGCAACGGCCTGGATGAAATCGGTCTGCCGACACAGGAAGGCCGGAGTTTGCAACATGTCGACCACGTTTGCAACGCTTCTGGCTTGTGGGGCGTCGTGGACATCGGTGACCACGGGCAAGCCGGTACGTTCCCGGACGGCTTGCAGGATGGATAATCCCTCTTCCATGCCGACGCCGCGAAAGCCGTTCAGGGAGGTGCGGTTGGCCTTGTCAAAAGAGGATTTGAAAACCATGGGAACGCCGAGTCGGACGGAGATTTTTAGCAACTGCTCCGCACAGCGCAGCGCAAACTCTCGTCCCTCGATGACGCACGGGCCAGCTATAATCGCCAGGGGGCATTGCTGGCCAAAAAGGACCGGTCCGACAGAGACGATACGAGGCAGTGTTTCAGCGGCCATTCCCGGATCCTGATCTGGTCCGCATGTCGGCAGTGGCCGTGCGTGGGAGGAGGGGAGTCAATGGATGTTCTTGAATGCAAGGCCGGCCTGTATGAAGGCGGCAAACAAGGGGTGCGGGTCGCGCGGACGCGACTTGAACTCAGGGTGAAATTGGCATGCCAGGAAAAAAGGGTGACCCGGCAGTTCCACGATCTCCATCAGACGTCCATCTGGACTGACGCCGGAAAAAAGCAGGCCGGCCCCTTCCAGTTGTTGTCGAAAGTTGGTGTTGATTTCAAAACGATGGCGGTGCCGCTCGGAAATGGTTTGTGTGGCGTAGGCCTGGGCGGCGCGGCTTCCGTCTTGCAGGTGGCAGGGGTAGGACCCGAGCCGCATGGTGCCGCCCTTGTCATGGCTTTTTTCCCGCTTTTGCAACTGCTCGCCATCGACCCATTCCGTCATGAGGGCTACCACAGGGTGGGGGGTGTGGGGGTCGAACTCGGTGGAGTTGGCCTGTTCGAGGCCCAGGACGTGCCGGGCATACTCCACCACGGCCATTTGCATGCCGAGGCAGATGCCCAGGTAGGGGAGCCGTTGTTCCCGGGCAAAGCGGATGGCCAGAATTTTGCCTTCGATGCCACGTTCACCAAAGCCGCCGGGCACCAGAATGCCGTTGACGCCACGCAGCTGGGCCTCGACGGTATTTTCCTGGAGGGATTCGGCGTCTACCCAACGGAGGGTGACCCGGCAGTCGTTGGCGATGCCCCCGTGGTGCAGGGCCTCGACGATGGATTTATAGGCATCCTTGAGTTCCAAATATTTGCCCACGACACCGATGGTCAGTTTGGTGCGCGGATTGATGACTTTTTCCAGAACCTGTTCCCAGGCGGTCAGATCGGGTTCCCGGTTGGGAAGGTTGAGCAGGGAGAGAATCTTCCGGCCAAATCCTTCCCGGTAGAGGGCAAAGGGCACCCGATAGATGGTATCCTGGTCCACACATGAGACGACGGCATCCTGATCCACGTTGCAGAACAAGGCAATTTTCTTTTTTTCGTTGATGGGGATCTCCCGGTCGCTGCGGCAGAGCAGAACGTCAGGTTGGATGCCGATGGCACGCAACTCCTTGACCGAGTGCTGGGTGGGTTTGGTTTTGTGCTCCCCGGCGGTAAGAATGAACGGAACCAGGGTCAGATGGACAAAGAGGGTGTGGTCCCGACCCATGTCGATGCGCATCTGGCGGATCGCTTCGAGAAAGGGTAGGGATTCGATGTCGCCCACGGTGCCGCCGATTTCGACGATGACCAGATCGAAGTCTCCGGCGACGCTCTCGATGGCATCTTTGATAGCGTCGGTGACATGGGGGATCACCTGAACGGTCGAGCCCAGATAGTCTCCACGGCGCTCCTTGCGGATCACCCGCTGGTAAATCCGGCCCGTGGTGAAATTGTTCCCCCGTCCCATGGGAACTCCGAGAAAACGCTCGTAGTGTCCCAGATCCAGGTCGGTCTCCGCGCCGTCATCGGTGACGAAAACCTCGCCATGCTGGTAGGGGCTCATGGTGCCTGGGTCCACATTGAGATAGGGATCCAGTTTCTGGATGGTGACCTTGTAGCCACGAGCCTGCAACAGGCACCCCAGGGAGGCCGCCGCCAGTCCCTTGCCCAGAGATGACATGACGCCGCCGGTTACGAAAACAAATTTTGCCATGTTATCAATGCCTTCTAACCATAAAAGTCCTGGATGCCTAGGCGTCGGGAGCCGAAATACGCTTCTGGAACCGCCTGCAACCCGGCATTCTATCAGGGGTCGTGCGTGCCGTCACTGCCGCTTCGTGTTGTCGGGCTGGCAATCATTGAAATGCAAGGAAATCAAATTCATTCGCAATGAGTCCACATGCGTATGACATGGACTGCATGATTTTCGGCATCCACTTTGTAGATCAGACGGTGTTGCAGGGAGATGCGACGCGAATAAAATCCGGCCAATTTGCCGATCAATTTTTCAAACCGGGGTGGTGTAGCAAAGGGATCCTCTGCCAGAAGGATTAGGAATTTTGCAGTTTGGTGGTTTCAACCCACTCCGAGAGAGGAGTTAAGCGTCTTTGACGGCTTGCCGAC from Magnetococcales bacterium includes:
- the kdsA gene encoding 3-deoxy-8-phosphooctulonate synthase gives rise to the protein MAAETLPRIVSVGPVLFGQQCPLAIIAGPCVIEGREFALRCAEQLLKISVRLGVPMVFKSSFDKANRTSLNGFRGVGMEEGLSILQAVRERTGLPVVTDVHDAPQARSVANVVDMLQTPAFLCRQTDFIQAVAATGCPVNLKKGQFLAPEDMARVAEKAASTGNDKLLLCERGTTFGYRDLVVDMRALAVMATTGYPVIFDATHSVQRPGGMGSASGGERRFVTPLARAAVAVGVAGIFLETHPDPDQAPCDGPNMVPLAELEPFLASLKRLDEVQKNR
- the gcvPA gene encoding aminomethyl-transferring glycine dehydrogenase subunit GcvPA is translated as MPFIPHTDADVRDMLTVIGVTGMDDLFAEIPQELRRETPVSLPPPLNEMALNQLMEGRAAQDGSKLCFTGAGAYLHHIPAAVWEIATRGEFYSAYTPYQAEASQGTLQTLYEYQTMMASLTGMDVSNASLYDGATALGEAVLMAVRAHPQGARRILLPATVHPRYRAVTRTMVVAQGIELVEIPFCSQGGHLAPEALSAHAATPFAAMVIQQPNFFGTLEEVDILTDWAQAHGALVVAVVNPATLGVLAPPGAWGKKGADIACGDGQPLGAPLASGGPYFGFLCAKTPLLRQMPGRIVGRTTDREGKSGFVLTLQAREQHIRRSKATSNICSNQGLMTIAATIHMALLGPEGLRRVGLACHAHLRLLLERLAAIPGVKVLFDRPRFHEAVIELPRPVATVVEALAREGIAGGYPLTKDYPALGESLLVCTTECHTPEAMDHFATRLQKILEM
- the eno gene encoding phosphopyruvate hydratase, with amino-acid sequence MSGIIEVHAREILDSRGNPTVEVDVLTEDGYMGRAAVPSGASTGSREAVELRDGDNKRYLGKGVQKAVQAVNGEIADAIADMEVGDQNAVDAAMIKLDGTENKSRLGANAILGVSMAVAKAAAEEAGLPLYRYLGGANTKLMPVPMMNIINGGSHADNNVDIQEFMIMPLTAKSMAEAVRMGAEVFHNLKKVLKGKNLNTGVGDEGGFAPNLKSNEEALQVIIEAIQKAGYEPGLNKDIALALDCASSEFFDSQSKKYNLSGEGRSMGVDELIEYYKGLCDRYPIISIEDGCDESDWDGWKKLTDVLGKRVQLVGDDLFVTNPKILSEGIKKNIANSILVKVNQIGTLTETLDAVQMAHRAGYTTVISHRSGETEDATIADIAVATNAGQIKTGSLSRSDRIAKYNQLIRIEEELGASAQYRGREVFFNINKS
- the gcvPB gene encoding aminomethyl-transferring glycine dehydrogenase subunit GcvPB gives rise to the protein MVIFAKSRPGRRNLIQMPALPDVTPSPLEDIPERFLRRSAPLLPEVSELETVRHYTRLSQLNYAIDTHFYPLGSCTMKYNPRGCHTVATLPGFQQRHPLAPASHGQGVLATLYELQEMLTSITGMAGCSLAPMAGAHGEFAGVAMIRAYHHARGDKGRTEILVPNAAHGTNPATATLCGFTVREIPTDGNGDVDLAALRQAVGPQTAGLMLTNPSTLGVFERRVREIAQVVHAAGGLLYYDGANLNAIVGRVRPGDMGFDAVHLNVHKTFATPHGGGGPGAGPILAHARLQPFLPIPLLGKGEEGYRLLEEEDCPQTMGRVSTFQGNVGILLRAHAYLRLTGVAGLQRIADHATLNANYLMARLQQAGFQVAFPQRRATHEFILTLRHEAHDFGVSALDVAKRLLDHGFYAPTIYFPLLVPECMLIEPTETESREELDRFVAAMTAIRQEAQTNPDMVRRAPHATPVKRLDDTVAARKPDLVWKP
- a CDS encoding CoA pyrophosphatase, translated to MTLSALSPAVISDRLLHGEPHDCMDPKVDVSSPSLRLAAVLVPLIRDQDHWDLLLIRRTQAVSHHKGQIAFPGGKWESEDGSFLATALRETHEELGIGPDTVQILGSLPQRVTLSTGFLIHPFVGQLQTPLRLRPALQEVAQILTVPLELFQDPARHEAIIDADSGFVHHRYFYQEHVIWGATASIIQRFVELLDTPPSSSGCPVGKTCVL
- the gcvT gene encoding glycine cleavage system aminomethyltransferase GcvT, with the protein product MLRRTPLYDQHLARGAKMVDFAGWEMPLHYGSQVREHHIVRRSCGAFDVSHMGVVDLDGPDATAFLRFLLANDVGRLAPTDGKALYGVMLNEQGGVVDDLITYRTGTEEYRLVINAGTRDKDLAWIRTAASAHAVTIRERTDLAMVAVQGPRARELLPLAFSPPLAGQIQGLGVFRAMRDHEIFIARTGYTGEDGFEIILPQAGVSDLWETLLNVGVAPVGLGARDTLRLEAGLNLYGSDMNDATHPLECGLTWTIAWEPVQRNFIGRAALEPLWGKPTPRKRTGLILEGPGVLRDHQKVMLDGRQVGELTSGSFSPTLGVGIALARVDQSVREGDLCQVEMRGRTQPARAVRPPFVRAGKPVHGNR
- a CDS encoding MerR family transcriptional regulator, whose product is METPLTPTDDMVKIGVVAEKLGISIRTIHMYEREGLFIAHKNRAGTRSFSKRDVEWLVELRKLIKSGISIPGIRRLMSLIPCWETRECHFTGKQNCPVITDNNAPCWANRENECTENSQECRECEVYAKRFCIGMLKSHLDIRFKGSPVSPEPPQVGLYS